In the Dyella humicola genome, ATGCGCAAGCTGGTCTTCGATCTGGTCGATGAAGTCTGGCTGGATGGCGACTACCTGCTGATCAAGAGCCGCGGCGAGTCGTCCCGCATCCCTTTGCGCGACGTGATCAACGTCAATGCCACCAGCATGACCAACCCGCGCCGCGTCACCCTGATGCTGCGTACCGAGTCTGCGCGCTGGGGCAAGGAAATCACCTTCATGCCGAACAGTCCGCGCGGCTTCCTTAGTGCCTTCAAAACCGACCCGGTGGCCGCCGATCTGATCGATCGGATCGATGCCCTTCGCCAGAGATCCGCATGAGTGTGAACCCCGCCAACGTGGCCCCCGAACTGCGGCGTTACGCCGAGCTGGATCAGCGCCTGCTGGCGGCAGTCAAAGGCATGCGTATCCTGTCCACGGTGTCGTGGCCGGCGTCGCTGGAGGACCGCATGATCGCGGCCTACAGCAGAGGCCAGTTCAGCCTGCCCGAGGTCAGCTATCAGCGGCCGGATCTTTCGGTGGAACGCGCAGAGCTGGTCGCGATCGAGCGCGAGGCCGGCTACGACGACCCGCTGGGCGAATACCTGTCGCGCACCGCGGAATCCTGGCGCATCGCGGCGGAAATGCTCGAGGCGGTGGGCACCAACGGCGTCACGGCACCTTCGATCGTGCTGTACGGCCGGCCGGGCGACGCCATTCCCGGCAGTGATCGCAGCAACCTGGATGCCGCCCGTTACTTCGTGGAGCTGTCCGACGAGCTGGGCTCGGACCTGCTGGCGGACGATATCACCGTGAGTATCCCCGCCGACACGCTGCGCGATGACCTGGCCCACACGCTCGATGACTTTTTCGGCGCAGGCGTGATCGCCGTGGAAGTGGACCCCGAGCTCACCGCCAAGGCCGCGGCAGGCGCGACCCGCATCCGCCTGCGCGGAGGCACTTGCTTCAACGAGTACGACCGCCATCAGCTGCTGGCGCACGAGGCCTTTGTGCATTCGCTGACGGCCCTCAATGGCCGCGCCCAACCGGTGCTCGCTTCGCTGGGTCGCACCTCGCCACGCGTCACCGCGACACAGGAAGGGCTCGCCGTGTTCGCCGAACTGATGTCCGGCGCCATCGACATCTCGCGGCTCAAGCGCATCAGCCTGCGCATTCTCGCCATCGACATGGCGCTGAGCGGTGCCGATT is a window encoding:
- a CDS encoding flavohemoglobin expression-modulating QEGLA motif protein, producing the protein MSVNPANVAPELRRYAELDQRLLAAVKGMRILSTVSWPASLEDRMIAAYSRGQFSLPEVSYQRPDLSVERAELVAIEREAGYDDPLGEYLSRTAESWRIAAEMLEAVGTNGVTAPSIVLYGRPGDAIPGSDRSNLDAARYFVELSDELGSDLLADDITVSIPADTLRDDLAHTLDDFFGAGVIAVEVDPELTAKAAAGATRIRLRGGTCFNEYDRHQLLAHEAFVHSLTALNGRAQPVLASLGRTSPRVTATQEGLAVFAELMSGAIDISRLKRISLRILAIDMALSGADFVEVYRFFCSCGQSPADSFHSAQRVFRGVPLTGGAAFAKDNVYLSGLLAVHTFFRWALKQRRMDMLRHLFAGKLALHDVISLEPHFETGAILPPRWLPPWMQHVHGLAGKLAFSLFVNRIHMGKVQAETISLSL